The region GGGCACTGCCTGAAGCCTGCCAATAGTCCTGGCCTTTGGAGGCGCTGGCACTGACTGATGCGTTGGGAAGGTACTTTTGAAGACTTCCGCTCCACACGTTCCGTTTTTGTTGCGCGTCACGGGACACGTCCATGCTGTAACTCAACGATTGGTCCGTGCCTTGAGTCCCGGATAATGATGTCTGGTACATGCTGCCGGAGACCGAGCTATGCGTTACCGAGCTGCTCAGTGATGGCACATTAGGCTGGGCTGGGCTGCCGAGCGGGAAAGACACGGACAGTAGGGTGACGGTTTCGTTACTGCCAGCCGTGCGAGTAGTGCCCACGCCGTTGTTCGGCACATTATTGCCGAGCTGGTCGTCGTAGTTGCCACTTCGGCGATTGAGATAGCTGCCGGTGCTTTGCCGGGATACCGAAAGGTTGAGGCTGACGTTGTTGCGCAGGGTGTTGGCCCAGCCAAACTGTAACTGTGTATCGCGCTCGCGGCCATTACGGTAATCCTGAGTGGAACCGGACAAAAACACGCTACCTAAGTCATCAAGGCTTTGGTTGACCGATACCTCGAAGCGCGAGCGTTGCATAAAGCTCGTCGACTCCCAGGTTTCGTGATTGCGGATCGACTCACGCACTCCGAACACATCCCCCAAGTCGCGATAACCTTCGGTGGAATAGCGGTAACCGGCGATCGACAGCGTGGTGTTGGTCGGCTGGAAAGTCTGGCTATAAGACAGGCGAGCCATCCAGCCATCCAACTGACCTTCAGTCGGCAAGTCGGCCCGAGAATAGGTAGTGTCCAGACCGAACGCGCCGAAAGTACTGGCATACACTCCGCCAATCACGAACGCTTGATACCCTTCAGCGATGCGCAAACCGCTGTTGGCGGTGACGCTGTTGGTCAGGCCGCGTTGGTAAGTTATCTCGCTGAACGGGTCGTGGTCGCCCAAGTCCCGGCTTTGCCCCAGAGCTACGCTGTAACGTGATATGCCCGGCCGCAACGACTCCGGAATCGCCGAGAACGGTACGGTGAAACTGCTGATGCTGCCATCAGCTTCGATCACAGACACTTCCAGGTCGCCGTTGTAACTGGTCGAGTAGAGGTCGTTGATTTCGAAAGGGCCCGGCGCCACGGTGGTCTGATAAATATCATTGCCGTTCTGGCGGACGATTACCTGCGCGTTGGTTGTAGCGATTCCTCGCACGGTCGGTGCATAACCACGCATTGATTCGGGCAGCATGCGGTCATCGGACGCGAGCTCCATCCCCGTGTAGCTCAACCCCGAGAAAAAACGCCCTGAAGTAAAGCCCTGACCTACGGTCAAGTCACCTTTTAGTCCGGGCAACGCCCGCTGGGCGTAGGTACGGGTGGTGTTCCAGTGTTTACCGTTGTCATTGTCGTAGCGCAGGTTACCTTGTTGGCGCAGGCGCCAGAGACCAACGTTCAAACCGCTGTTGAGAGCCAGATAACTGGAGTCTGAACTACTGCTGTAGCTTCCAGTGCGAGTCACATGGTACTGGCTGGCGCTGTAGTTGACGAAACCGATGGTGCTGCCGGCGTCCAGATTTTGCGGAGCCACGTAACCGCGTGGGGTATTCAGCATCAGGCTTTGTGGAACGCTTAAATCCAGCCTTAATAAAGAAAAATCAAACGCGGTGGATGCCCCTTCTACAGCTTTTGACAGGATCAGGCATTGGCTATTGTCGTTGTCATGAATGGCACTTTTGAGTACGCCGGAGCTTTCAAGCAAAGTCGCAGGCAGGCAGGGCTGTACATCACCGTCACCCAAGTCGATAAAGCGCAGGTCAACACGATCCACGAAGCGGTTATTGATGAACAGGTCAACTTTGTATTGCCCAGGCTCAATGGCGTTGACCCGGTTGAAGCGCGACAGCGAACCCTTACCGAACATCATATTGTCATCGAACACATAGGGATCGTTTGACATTGAAGCGGAGGTGGCAGCCAGAGCAAAGCCAGGACATAGCAGGCTAATAGTGCTGAGCGAAGATACTCGTATGAAATCGCGCAACCAAAGCAAAGTCGAAATTCTAAAATCCTTCTGAAGTATTGATATGCGATACACAAGCATGACGCTCACTCTGAACGATCACTAAAGGGGCAAGTCGGTAGTGACATCAGCACCGAAATCGTTGACTAGAGTCAGGCGCAGAATGTCTCCTCCGTTCACCGAAAAACCGGCGGGCAGTGCCCAGTCGAGCTGGCTCAGCGGGGGGATCATCACGGCCTGTTTAAGAGGGAAGGATTTTCCGTTGCGGACGACTTGGGCGCTGCGCACAGTGGCGAAGTAGCCACTGTTATTACTAACGACAAGCGTCTTGTTCTGCGCTTTGAAACTTAGCGACTTGCTCAGCTCATCGGGATTACCGGCCAGCGCTTGTGGCCGGTAAAACAGCTTCATTCGGCTATTGACGCTGAGCAGTAATTTGTTGGCTTGCAGCTCGCTGGCTTTTATAGCAGGCATCTGCAAAAAGCTGAGGTAAAACAGAGTTTCTCGGTCTTTCGGCAAGTCTTTTCCGGTAAATACCAGGCGTACCACCTGCCCGGAATTGGGGTTTACGCGAAAAACCTGAGGATTTGCAATAAACGGCGCGCTGGCTGATTGCGCCGTGGTGTTGAGGGGGTCGCTGTCAACCCACATCTGAACCAGGTACGGATGGGTATCCTGATTGGTCAGTTGCACCATTTTCTCTTGGGCTTGAGCTGGGTAGATGACACGGGTACCGGTCATTACAACGCTGGCTATCGCGTTATGGGCCAAAAGGCTACAGACAGTCAGGGCTAGAGCCAGGGTGACTTTTTTAAGGCGAGACATAGGTATCCGCACACAATGTGTAGAGGGTATGGAAGTTGCGAGGGGGAACTACCGGGCGTATCGCCCGGCAGGATAGCTATTGACTTACAGGTAATCCAAAGCGTACTGAGCGGTAGCGGAGACGGTACCGGCGGTTGCTGCACCCGCTTCGCTGATGTAGCGAACGGCGAAGTCGTGGCTGGCACTGGTGGCGCCAGAGTCCAGGCTTAGACCGGCAACAGATGTAGTACCGTTGAGTACAACTGGGGCACCACCAGCAGCATCGAGCAGTTGAACTTGTACACTCGTGGCAGTACCCGCATTCCCGAGGTTGCCTGCGCTAGTTACGTTATTACCCAGGAATGCGGTTTTGATCGCCAAAGTCGAGGTGGGCGCAGCACAGTTGCTGACGCTGATAGTGAACGGGGTTTCTCCTGCCGTACTGCCGACGGCGTTCAACGCGGCGGCGCTGACGGTAGGCATCAGAATGACCGGATTGGCAGCGTTACCATTAACGGATACTTCGCAGGTTTGGTCTGAAACCTGACCTGTAAAGGTGATGGTGTTTTGAGAGGCGGCGAAAGCCATTACTGGGAAGAAAGTAGCAAGAACGAGAACAGTCCGCTTCATGATGTAGATCCTATGTAACGTTTAGATGAACTCCTTAACTCGCCATGAGTAAAGGGAGATATTGCTTTTAAGCGCAATTTTTATGAGCATCGGATTAAAATAAATTCCATTTTTATGTGGGTACTTATCATGGACATCCATCAAGACCCTTCTATAACTCGCTGACTTTCAAAAGTGCTGAAACGATTAAGCCTGATTGAACGACCAGGAAAATTGATCTGGATCAGTAAAAAAGCATTTTTCACAAAACCATGGCCAAAAATCCAAATTTAGGCACGTCTGGACAGGTAATAATGAAATCATCCTACTGACCAGCCCGTGCCCAAGGCGTCACATCGACCACGGTGCCTTGGCGCAGTATCAAGCCACGGTTACCCAAATAGCCGTTGATGACCTGCAAAACTCCGCCGGCCAGCTCATGTTTTTCCAACAGACGGTGGAAATTGAGGATCGTCGTTTCATCGGGAATCCGATCCAGATGCGCCCGGAAAACTGGCGCAGGATCGTGGTCACGTAAAGGGCTTCTTCCATCGCCGGATCGCTGTAACCAAACCAGCTCTGCATCAGATGATGCCCGCAGCATCACCATCCGCGGATACACCGGACGACCACCTTCGCCCTTCGGATCTTGTAGTACTGATCTGCGGGTTTGGTGGCCGGGCTGGATGTTGACGCATCCAGCTTCGGCCGCTCCTTTTACTTCGTGTCAGATACTTCTTTTGCGTAGGTCTGACAGGCCTGCAGCGCGATCAGTCCTTGATCGCCGTCGCCAATAATTCGTTGAGCATGCGCTGGGTCAAGTTGGGCTCTATGGGAATCATGAACCACGCCGCCGGTGCTGGTGGTGGCTTGCACTCCGTCACAACCAGTTGCGCCGGCGGTATCGAGTTGGCCTGACAGCCACAGATCAGCAGTAGCAAGGCAATCACGCAGGCGGGTCTGTTTCGTTCTCTCATCGGTCAGGGCTCGATAATGGGATTGGTCGCAGGCTGCCAGCCACTGCTCTAGGGCAAGGCGCTTACCCTGCTCCGCCAGAATTTGTGCAGAGTTGGCATTGGCCAGATTGGTGCGCTCGGTTTGGTGGGCAGCTTCCTTGGTGGCCAACTGCTGACCATAGGCGTTGGCCTCCCACTCCCATGCGGCCGACGCACTGCCCGCCATCAGGGCCAGGATGATCAACAGCACCCTGCCCCACTTCACCGCATCGATCTTCACGGCAACACCTTCAGCGCTCGGGCGTACAGCGCCTGACGATCCGCTGCGCCGTTCTGACCGCCATTGATGCGCCGAGTGATCGTGTCGAATTTGCCCGCATCGGCCAAGGTGCTCAGGCCTCGGCTCAACCAGAACCACGCAGCGGACATACTGGCGTGTTGTGGTTTCTCCAACAGCCCGGGGTGATTAACCAGGTCAAGGCCCAGGGCTTCGCCACACTCGGCGTAGTTGGCCCGGCCGGTGATCTGGATCAGGCCACGTCCGCGATACTTCTGACCGTCACCATCAGCCTCTGGTGTGTTCCCCAAACGCTTGGCGAGTAAGCCGGTGTCGTACTTACTCAGGTACTGGTCGTTGCCCAGTTCGCGCACCTTAGCTTTGCCCTTCTTGCCGGCATTGCACTCGATGGTGGTCGACCAACCTGACTGGGTGAATACCTGCTCCCGGGAATCCACCAGGTACTCGCCATCGAGCCCGTCCTTGAACCCTGTGCGTTGATCATCCGTTACCTCCTGCTTGTCGCTGGCTTGCACCAGGTCAGGCAACAAGATAAGCACACCACCGCGATACGGCTCGGGTTCAGAGGACAGCCCCGGGTTGGCTTCCAGCACCGCCTCCACGCTGCCGTTGAGGTGCCCATAGGCGTTGTGGCAAATGGTGTAGAGTTTGTCGCCATCAAGTGTTCTGCAGGTCTTCGCCATAACGGACAAACTCCAAACTAAAGCCCTGCTTGCGCGGGATACCGCCCTGCAGTAAGGCGCTTCGATCCTCGCTGATCGAGGTCAGACACCAGTCCCCCAGGACGTGGCCATAACCTGTGGTCAGCCCAATCGGCAGCAACAAGCCACCAATTCTACGCAGGGTGTCCAGTAGCTTTAAGCCGCCCCGGTGGCCCGGAAAAATCGGCCCTTGAGGGGCATTTTTTCCTCACCCATGCCCACCGACTGCTGCGCCGACCGACGCGTCAGGCGCTCCTGAGAAGCCCAACGAAAGCTGCTCTGTCGACTCAACTCATCGAAGGCCGCCGTGTCTAGGTTGAAGTAGTACGGCGGCGCCTCATGCTTATGCGGCTGCATGATTAGCAAGTGGGGGAACGGCTTCACCGCCTCCACTGCGGGGGTGGTATCCGTCGCAAAAATGCTGGTCGGCAGAATGTTACCCAGCGCGGGATTGATCTTGCCGGCAATCTGGTTAATCGCGTTTTTGGCCCGGGTTGCCTGCTCGCCAAACACCTCCAGACGCTGCTCGATCTGCGCGGCGGCGCGGGTGGCGTGGACTGGAACGCACTGAACATAGCTAACGGCAACGACCTGGTCGCTATGGTGCTAAGAGGAGTTGCCTGATGGCACCACGGCCACGCAATAGTGCGAACAAGCACCTACCTCAGAACCTGTACTTTGATCCACGGCGCTCGACCTACCGCTACCGTCGCCCCAGCGACGGTAAGTGGTTTCAGTTCGGTACCGATCGGATCAGGGCAATCGATGCCGCAAAACAGCTGAACCTGGCCTTTATGCAAGGCGCCGATCTGGTCCGCTCCGTCATGGGCAATCCATCGGGCTCGTTTGCGGGTTTTCTGGATAAATACGAAGCCGAGATCTTGCCTCCCCGCGAGTTGGCCAAGGGTACGCTCGGACTGTACGCCGTTCACTTCAGACGCTTCCGAAAGCATTTTGAGGGCAAAGCCGTCGATCAAATAACCATTCGTATGGTTGCCGAGTTGCTGGACACACTGACCCCAAGGAGCGCCAATCAAAGTCGTGCTCTGCTGGTAGATATTTTCAATCACGCAGCGTCCAAGGGCTTATGCCCGGACAACCCGGCATCGAGCACCATCAACCGTATCGAGAAGAAGCAACGCAAACGCCATACCGTGGAAGGCCTGAAGGCGATCAGGGAGGTGGCCGCACCCTGGCTGCGCAACGCCATCGATTTGGCGCTGATCACTGCTCAGCGGCGCTCAGACATTCTGGACATGCGATTTGATGGCGTTCGGGATGGTTTCCTGTTCCTGGTACAAGAGAAAACAGCCAAGGCCAGTGATACTGCGTGGATTCGTTTCAAGGTGACTGACGAGCTGCAGTCAGTCATTACCCGCTGCCGAGACAACGTCGCCTCACCCTTCCTGATTCATCGCAAGCCGCAACGATTGCTGCAGAAGCAGGCGCAAACCAAAGAGCACTGGACGAAGGTCGAGGATCGCTTTCTAACGCGTTCTTTTAAAGAGGCGCGGGAACTTGCTGGCTGTTATGCGGACTGGAAAGAAGAGGAAATGCCGGGCTTTCACGAAGTGCGCGCGCTGTCGCTGCACCTGAACAAAAGAGCGGGTAAAGATGGCCAGACCATTGCGGGGCATGCCAGCGAGACCATGACCAAGAACTACCAGAAAGACCACGCCGATGTGATCTGGTCGGATGCGATTCCAGACCTGAATATCAGCGAAATTACCGGTTAGTTTTGCGCCCATTTTGCGCCAGTTTTGCGCAAGGCAGAAACGAGAAAGGGAATCAAAGGCCTAAACCCTTGATTCCCTCACAGAATATGGTCGGGACGGAGTGATTCGAACACTCGACCCCTAGCACCCCATGCTAGTGCGCTACCGGACTGCGCTACGCCCCGACTAGGCGTTACCTCTGCAAGACAACTTGCTGAGACGTCGAGAAATATACTCTAAGCATTTGAAATACGAAAGTATTTTTAGCTTAAAATTATTTCCGAAGAACCAGCAAGACGTCTTCAAGCTCGGAGATCGTTTGACGGATCAGTTGCTTGTATTGCGTGGTGTCGTCTTTGGCTTCGTCACCGGAAAGCCGCAGGCGCGCTCCTCCGATGGTGAAACCTTGATCATAAAGAAGTGCGCGTATCTGCCGGATCATCAGCACATCCTGGCGCTGATAATACCGGCGGTTTCCGCGACGTTTTACGGGGTTGAGCTGAGGAAACTCTTGCTCCCAATAGCGCAGCACGTGAGGTTTTACCCCACATAGCTCGCTGACTTCGCCAATGGCGAAGTAGCGTTTGCCTGGGATCGGCGGGAGCTCGTCGTTATGACTTGGTTCCAGCATAAGCCTCTACTCGGGCCTTCAACTTCTGCCCTGGACGAAAGGTGACCACACGGCGAGCCGTGATCGGGATTTCCTCTCCCGTTTTCGGATTGCGGCCAGGCCGCTGTCGCTTGTCACGCAGATCAAAGTTGCCAAAACCTGACAATTTGACCTGTTCATTGTCTTCCAGAGCGTGCCTGATTTCTTCGAAAAACAACTCCACCAGTTCTTTGGCTTCGCGTTTATTCAGGCCCAGCTCTTCATAAAGACGTTCCGCCATTTCAGCTTTCGTCAGAGCCCCCATACGTCACTTCCTTAACGTGGCGTTCAACCTGTTTTCGAGCGAGGTGAGGATATTTTGTGTCGTGGTATTCACCTCATCGTCATTAAGAGTGCGCGATGGATGCTGCCAGGTCAAGCCAACTGCAAGGCTTTTTCTTTGCGGATCAATGCCTTTACCCTGGTAAACGTCAAATAACCTGAGGTCAGTGAGCCATTCACCTGCATTTTCACGAATAACATCCAGTACGGCACTGGCCGCAACGTCGCGATCAACCAGCAGCGCCAAGTCACGACGAACTTCAGGAAAGCGCGATAACTCGTGGAATTTAGGCATTTTTCCGAGCGCGACTTCCGCCAGAACCAGCTCGAACACAAACACGGGACGATCCAGACCCAATGTTTTTGACAGCTCAGGGTGAATCGCACCTACGTAACCCACTTCGCGACCATCACGTTCAATACGTGCGGTTTGGCCCGGATGCAGCGCCGGGTGCTTTCCTGGTACGAACGTGAACGCATCCAGCGCACCGGCAAAGCCCAGCACGGCTTCAACATCAGCCTTGACGTCAAAGAAGTCGACCACTTCGCGACCTTGCGCCCAGCCTTCAGCCAAACGGGTACCGCATACCACACCTGCCAGCATCGGCTCTTGCTTCAAGCCTTCCAGCTGACCGACAAAGCGCAAACCGCTTTCGAACAGACGAACACGGTCTTGCTGACGATTAAGGTTGTGCTGCAGCGATTTGATCAAGCCTGGCCACAAAGAGGCACGCATGGCCGCCATGTCGCTGGAGATCGGGTTGGCCAGCAACAAAGGTTCCACGCCCGGGCTGAACAGTTCGAACTGCTTGGGATCGATGAAGCTATAAGTAATCGCTTCCTGATAACCACGCGCTACCAGCAGACGTCGCAGCTCAGGCAAGTCGCTGCGCGCTTCGGCTTTGGCCTGGGGGGCCAGGCGAGCTTGCGGGTAGCGAACCGGCAAGCGGTTGTAGCCGTACAGGCGAGCCAGCTCTTCGATCAGATCAACTTCAAGGCTGATATCGAAGCGATGGCTAGGCACCTCTACGCGCCACTGCCCTTCCCCGGAGGCATTGATGGTCAGGCCCAAAGCGCTGAGCAGGCGCTCAACTTCAACCGGGTCCATGTCCATGCCCAGCATTTGGCTGATACGCGCGGCACGCAAAGTGATCGGTTCGATCGAGGGCAGGTACTGCTCGCTGACGGTCTCAATGACAGGACCCGCTTCACCACCGGTGATTTCCAGCAGCAGACCAGTGGCACGCTCCATGGCTTCACGGGCTAATTGCCAGTCCACGCCACGCTCGTAGCGGTGCGAAGCATCGGTGTGCAAGCCATAGGAACGCGCCTTGCCTGCCACCACAATCTGGTCGAAGAATGCGCTTTCCAGGAAGATGTCGCGAGTGGTCGCGGTCACGCCGCTGTGCTCACCGCCCATCACGCCCGCAATGGCCAGAGCACGCGAATGGTCGGCAATCACCAGCGTATCGCTACGCAGAGTGACTTCCTGACCATCCAGCAATACCAGCTTTTCGCCCTCTTCGGCCATACGCACCCGGATGCCGCCATTGATCTCGGCGAGATCAAACGCGTGCAACGGCTGACCCAGTTCCAGCATCACGTAGTTGGTGATGTCGACGGCGGCATCAATGCTCCGGACATCGGCACGGCGCAGACGCTCAACCATCCACATCGGTGTTGGACGGGACAGGTCGACGTTGCGGATCACGCGCCCCAGATAACGAGGACAGGCCGCAGGCGCAAGCACCTCAACAGCGCGAACTTCGTCATGCACGGCCGGCACAGCAGCCACGACAGGACGCGTCACTTCTGCTGCGTAGAGCGCACCGACTTCACGCGCCAGGCCCGCCAGCGACAAGCAGTCGCCACGGTTAGGCGTCAGATCCACTTCGATGCTGGCATCTTCAAGTGCCAGGTAAACGCGGATGTCTTCACCCACCGGTGCATCTGCCGGCAGTTCCATCAGGCCGTCATTGCCCTCGCCAACCTGCAACTCGGCTTGAGAGCAGAGCATGCCATTGGACTCGACGCCACGCAGTTTGGCCTTCTTGATCTTGAAGTCGCCCGGCAGCTCGGCACCAATCATCGCAAACGGGATCTTCAGGCCGGGACGCACGTTAGGCGCACCGCACACAACCTGAAAAGTCTCCGAGCCATTGCTGACCTGGCATACACGAAGCTTGTCGGCATCGGGATGCTGCTCGGTGCTCAACACCTCGCCAACCACCA is a window of Pseudomonas taetrolens DNA encoding:
- a CDS encoding fimbria/pilus outer membrane usher protein, yielding MFDDNMMFGKGSLSRFNRVNAIEPGQYKVDLFINNRFVDRVDLRFIDLGDGDVQPCLPATLLESSGVLKSAIHDNDNSQCLILSKAVEGASTAFDFSLLRLDLSVPQSLMLNTPRGYVAPQNLDAGSTIGFVNYSASQYHVTRTGSYSSSSDSSYLALNSGLNVGLWRLRQQGNLRYDNDNGKHWNTTRTYAQRALPGLKGDLTVGQGFTSGRFFSGLSYTGMELASDDRMLPESMRGYAPTVRGIATTNAQVIVRQNGNDIYQTTVAPGPFEINDLYSTSYNGDLEVSVIEADGSISSFTVPFSAIPESLRPGISRYSVALGQSRDLGDHDPFSEITYQRGLTNSVTANSGLRIAEGYQAFVIGGVYASTFGAFGLDTTYSRADLPTEGQLDGWMARLSYSQTFQPTNTTLSIAGYRYSTEGYRDLGDVFGVRESIRNHETWESTSFMQRSRFEVSVNQSLDDLGSVFLSGSTQDYRNGRERDTQLQFGWANTLRNNVSLNLSVSRQSTGSYLNRRSGNYDDQLGNNVPNNGVGTTRTAGSNETVTLLSVSFPLGSPAQPNVPSLSSSVTHSSVSGSMYQTSLSGTQGTDQSLSYSMDVSRDAQQKRNVWSGSLQKYLPNASVSASASKGQDYWQASGSARGALAIHGGGVTLGPYLGDTFALVEAKGASGAKVMNGMGAEIDSHGYALVPSLTPYRYNTVAINPEGMNEKTELDNGQLRVAPYAGAAVKVAFKTRVGNAILVKALRSDGEAVPMGADVLDDSNSIIGMVGQGSQAYLRTDKLKGTLRVRWGENPSEQCSMNFDLAHLDVSQALIKLDSECRIP
- a CDS encoding fimbrial biogenesis chaperone, which encodes MVQLTNQDTHPYLVQMWVDSDPLNTTAQSASAPFIANPQVFRVNPNSGQVVRLVFTGKDLPKDRETLFYLSFLQMPAIKASELQANKLLLSVNSRMKLFYRPQALAGNPDELSKSLSFKAQNKTLVVSNNSGYFATVRSAQVVRNGKSFPLKQAVMIPPLSQLDWALPAGFSVNGGDILRLTLVNDFGADVTTDLPL
- a CDS encoding fimbrial protein, with amino-acid sequence MKRTVLVLATFFPVMAFAASQNTITFTGQVSDQTCEVSVNGNAANPVILMPTVSAAALNAVGSTAGETPFTISVSNCAAPTSTLAIKTAFLGNNVTSAGNLGNAGTATSVQVQLLDAAGGAPVVLNGTTSVAGLSLDSGATSASHDFAVRYISEAGAATAGTVSATAQYALDYL
- a CDS encoding lysozyme, producing MKIDAVKWGRVLLIILALMAGSASAAWEWEANAYGQQLATKEAAHQTERTNLANANSAQILAEQGKRLALEQWLAACDQSHYRALTDERTKQTRLRDCLATADLWLSGQLDTAGATGCDGVQATTSTGGVVHDSHRAQLDPAHAQRIIGDGDQGLIALQACQTYAKEVSDTK
- a CDS encoding tail protein X is translated as MAKTCRTLDGDKLYTICHNAYGHLNGSVEAVLEANPGLSSEPEPYRGGVLILLPDLVQASDKQEVTDDQRTGFKDGLDGEYLVDSREQVFTQSGWSTTIECNAGKKGKAKVRELGNDQYLSKYDTGLLAKRLGNTPEADGDGQKYRGRGLIQITGRANYAECGEALGLDLVNHPGLLEKPQHASMSAAWFWLSRGLSTLADAGKFDTITRRINGGQNGAADRQALYARALKVLP
- a CDS encoding phage integrase Arm DNA-binding domain-containing protein, whose amino-acid sequence is MAPRPRNSANKHLPQNLYFDPRRSTYRYRRPSDGKWFQFGTDRIRAIDAAKQLNLAFMQGADLVRSVMGNPSGSFAGFLDKYEAEILPPRELAKGTLGLYAVHFRRFRKHFEGKAVDQITIRMVAELLDTLTPRSANQSRALLVDIFNHAASKGLCPDNPASSTINRIEKKQRKRHTVEGLKAIREVAAPWLRNAIDLALITAQRRSDILDMRFDGVRDGFLFLVQEKTAKASDTAWIRFKVTDELQSVITRCRDNVASPFLIHRKPQRLLQKQAQTKEHWTKVEDRFLTRSFKEARELAGCYADWKEEEMPGFHEVRALSLHLNKRAGKDGQTIAGHASETMTKNYQKDHADVIWSDAIPDLNISEITG
- a CDS encoding MerR family transcriptional regulator — encoded protein: MLEPSHNDELPPIPGKRYFAIGEVSELCGVKPHVLRYWEQEFPQLNPVKRRGNRRYYQRQDVLMIRQIRALLYDQGFTIGGARLRLSGDEAKDDTTQYKQLIRQTISELEDVLLVLRK
- the ihfA gene encoding integration host factor subunit alpha, whose product is MGALTKAEMAERLYEELGLNKREAKELVELFFEEIRHALEDNEQVKLSGFGNFDLRDKRQRPGRNPKTGEEIPITARRVVTFRPGQKLKARVEAYAGTKS
- the pheT gene encoding phenylalanine--tRNA ligase subunit beta, with product MKFSEQWLRGWVNPQVGRDELVARLSMAGLEVDSVAPVAGVFSGVVVGEVLSTEQHPDADKLRVCQVSNGSETFQVVCGAPNVRPGLKIPFAMIGAELPGDFKIKKAKLRGVESNGMLCSQAELQVGEGNDGLMELPADAPVGEDIRVYLALEDASIEVDLTPNRGDCLSLAGLAREVGALYAAEVTRPVVAAVPAVHDEVRAVEVLAPAACPRYLGRVIRNVDLSRPTPMWMVERLRRADVRSIDAAVDITNYVMLELGQPLHAFDLAEINGGIRVRMAEEGEKLVLLDGQEVTLRSDTLVIADHSRALAIAGVMGGEHSGVTATTRDIFLESAFFDQIVVAGKARSYGLHTDASHRYERGVDWQLAREAMERATGLLLEITGGEAGPVIETVSEQYLPSIEPITLRAARISQMLGMDMDPVEVERLLSALGLTINASGEGQWRVEVPSHRFDISLEVDLIEELARLYGYNRLPVRYPQARLAPQAKAEARSDLPELRRLLVARGYQEAITYSFIDPKQFELFSPGVEPLLLANPISSDMAAMRASLWPGLIKSLQHNLNRQQDRVRLFESGLRFVGQLEGLKQEPMLAGVVCGTRLAEGWAQGREVVDFFDVKADVEAVLGFAGALDAFTFVPGKHPALHPGQTARIERDGREVGYVGAIHPELSKTLGLDRPVFVFELVLAEVALGKMPKFHELSRFPEVRRDLALLVDRDVAASAVLDVIRENAGEWLTDLRLFDVYQGKGIDPQRKSLAVGLTWQHPSRTLNDDEVNTTTQNILTSLENRLNATLRK